A genome region from Physeter macrocephalus isolate SW-GA chromosome 4, ASM283717v5, whole genome shotgun sequence includes the following:
- the LOC102987868 gene encoding 28S ribosomal protein S15, mitochondrial-like — MLRVAWRALSSIRTQAVTQAPVLGLPGGGCAQLLSIYRDLPSCPGGLILRAARGYATQKPVQPSHEDDPPPSLLLRDYQDIPGIEKDDDVIKKLLSLEMANQKEKLKIKKEQLMSKVVEKPKDTSSLEAQIVALTVKIRKRYLLMSIDQGKKMLKNLCKTNYAVFEKTCRELGIEYTFPPLYYRKTHRCWVTKKALCIRVFQEAQKLEKQNRALKAAAAAARKQGQKNPESPSKTGPEAIKENQ, encoded by the coding sequence ATGCTGAGGGTGGCGTGGAGGGCGCTGAGTTCGATTCGTACCCAGGCAGTGACCCAGGCCCCAGTCCTCGGGCTGCCGGGCGGAGGGTGCGCCCAGCTTCTCTCCATCTACCGGGACCTTCCCTCATGTCCTGGAGGTCTCATCCTCCGGGCCGCCCGCGGATATGCCACCCAGAAACCAGTCCAGCCCAGCCATGAAGATGACCCGCCCCCTTCTCTGCTGCTCAGGGACTACCAGGACATCCCTGGAATTGAGAAGGATGATGATGTCATAAAAAAACTCTTATCTTTGGAAATGGCCAACCAGAAAGAGAAGctaaaaatcaagaaagagcAGTTGATGAGCAAGGTCGTGGAAAAGCCTAAGGACACCAGCTCCCTGGAGGCTCAAATTGTTGCCTTGACTGTCAAGATCCGCAAGCGCTATCTGCTGATGAGCATTGACCAGgggaaaaagatgctcaaaaacCTCTGCAAGACCAACTATGCTGTCTTTGAGAAGACATGCAGGGAGCTGGGAATTGAGTACACCTTTCCCCCTCTGTACTACCGAAAAACCCACCGCTGCTGGGTGACCAAGAAGGCTCTGTGCATTCGGGTTTTCCAAGAGGCTCAAAAGCTGGAGAAGCAAAACAGGGCCTTAAAagctgcagctgcagcagccCGGAAACAAGGCCAGAAGAACCCAGAGAGCCCTTCCAAAACTGGACCAGAGGCAATCAAAGAAAaccaataa